One part of the Odontesthes bonariensis isolate fOdoBon6 chromosome 15, fOdoBon6.hap1, whole genome shotgun sequence genome encodes these proteins:
- the ftsj3 gene encoding pre-rRNA 2'-O-ribose RNA methyltransferase FTSJ3, producing MGKKLKVGKSRKDKFYHLAKETGYRSRSSFKLIQLNRKFQFLQKARALIDLCAAPGGWLQVASKFMPVSSLIIGVDLVPIRPIPNVVTLQEDITSEKCRQGLRKELQTWKVDVVLNDGAPNVGANWQHDAFSQAHLTLMALKLACDFLTKGGTFVTKVFRSKDYQPLLWIFQQFFKKVQATKPQASRNESAEIFVICQGFVAPDKIDGKFFDPKHAFKEVEVQAKTVRDLIPVKKPKAEGYTDGDLTLYYSFTATAFLKADNAVDFLSKASVITFDNPALESHSATSNEIKECFRDIKVLGRKELRQLLNWRTKMRRYLAKKLKEAKQLDQEISLSSDEEKNNSEDESEERKKDNEEENEDNEEEEMEKKLAELKSEEVAELKRKKRKLLKEKRKQRERVELKMDLPGVSIASTTDSSLFTLTSINKKKALADLTKGDMQAAENLVDEEDDVHLSDEEDDEADKMSLASDLDDEDLDEIEQRQTELEKKAPKKKKVKFAEEDEDEEQESGLLVELEGKDEKKERETNLWFSKGIFSEIEMEGDAESELQQTELLQNKPSGKKRKAEEEEKEEEEAEAAPPAAEKAGPSQEAVEESDSDSDDSSDDEKEIVRMKKASGTGGIPGAAGEDNFQVVPVESTSKRARILDAEGLALGCQIATSKKRARDLVDSSFHRFANSDEQWEVPEWFLDDERKHRKRPVPVTKEMVEEYKQKWKEINARPIKRVAEAKARKKRRMLKKMEQAKKKAEAVVNTVDISEREKTAQLKSIYKKAGLGKEKREVTYVVSKKGAGKKTRRPPGVKGVFKVVDSRMKKDMRGMQRKEQRSKGGKGGKGKGRQSKGGKGGVKGGKGRKGK from the exons ATGGGGAAGAAACTTAAAGTTGGAAAGAGCAGAAAAGATAAATTCTACCACTTGGCTAAAGAAACAG GTTATCGTTCTCGTTCGTCCTTCAAATTGATTCAGCTCAACCGTAAGTTCCAGTTTCTACAGAAAGCCAGAGCTCTGATCGACCTGTGCGCAGCTCCTGGTGGATG GTTGCAGGTGGCATCGAAGTTCATGCCTGTTTCAAGTCTTATCATTG GTGTTGACTTGGTCCCCATCAGGCCCATCCCCAATGTGGTGACTCTGCAAGAAGACATCACCAGTGAGAAATGCAGACAG GGTCTTCGAAAGGAGCTTCAAACTTGGAAAGTGGATGTTGTGTTAAATGATGGAGCCCCGAATGTGGGAGCCAACTGGCAGCATGACGCCTTTTCTCAGG CTCACCTGACCCTCATGGCCCTGAAGTTGGCCTGTGACTTTCTTACCAAAGGTGGTACTTTTGTCACCAAAGTCTTCCGCTCCAAAGACTACCAGCCACTACTCTGGATCTTCCAGCAGTTCTTTAAGAAGGTGCAGGCCACCAAGCCGCAGGCATCGAGGAACGAGTCAGCCGAGATCTTTGTCATCTGTCAGG GTTTTGTTGCACCAGACAAAATAGACGGTAAGTTCTTTGACCCCAAACATGCATTCAAAGAGGTTGAGGTGCAGGCCAAGACAGTAAGGGACCTAATTCCTGTCAAGAAGCCAAAG GCGGAGGGATACACAGATGGTGATCTGACACTCTACTACAGTTTCACAGCGACAGCTTTTCTGAAAGCCGACAATGCTGTAGACTTTTTGTCAAAAGCCAGCGTG ATAACCTTTGACAATCCAGCCCTGGAGTCTCACTCAGCCACCAGTAATGAAATAAAGGAGTGCTTCCGTGACATCAAAGTTCTGGGTCGCAAAGAACTCCG CCAACTGCTAAACTGGAGGACCAAGATGAGAAGGTACCTGGCAAAGAAACTGAAGGAGGCCAAACAGCTCGACCAAGAGATCAG TTTAAGTTCTGATGAAGAAAAGAATAATTCAGAAGACGAATcagaagagaggaagaaggaCAACGAGGAGGAGAACGAGGACAACGAGGAGgaagaaatggagaaaaaatTGGCAGAGCTGAAATCTGAAGAGGTGGCTGAGCTCAAACG gaagaagaggaagctgttgaaggagaagaggaagcagagggagagagTGGAGCTGAAGATGGACCTGCCGGGCGTCTCCATCGCCAGCACCACTGACTCATCCTTGTTCACCCTTACCTCCATCAATAAGAAAAAG GCGCTGGCTGATCTCACCAAGGGGGACATGCAGGCAGCAGAGAATCTGGTAGATGAAGAAGATGACGTTCACCTCTCAGATGAGGAGGATGACGAGGCAGATAAGATGTCCCTGGCATCTGATTTAGATGACGAGGATTTGGACGAGATTGAGCAGAGACAGACGGAGCTGGAAAAGAAAgcaccaaagaagaagaa AGTAAAATTCgctgaggaggatgaggatgaggagcaggaaAGTGGCTTGCTGGTGGAACTGGAGGGAAAGGATGAGAAGAAAGAGCGAGAGACCAACCTGTGGTTCAGCAAG GGTATCTTTTCTGAGATTGAGATGGAAGGAGACGCAGAGAGCGAGCTCCAGCAGACGGAgttgctccaaaacaaaccgTCAG ggaaaaaaaggaaagctgaggaagaagaaaaagaagaagaggaggcggAAGCTGCTCCTCCAGCTGCGGAAAAGGCAGGACCCTCACAGGAAGCTGTGGAGGAAAGTGACAGTGACTCAGACGACAGCAGCGATGATGAAAA AGAGATTGTCAGAATGAAAAAGGCCAGCGGGACTGGTGGGATACCAGGAGCAGCCGGTGAAGACAATTTCCAGGTTGTTCCTGTTGAAAGTACCA GTAAGAGAGCTAGGATCCTGGATGCAGAGGGGCTGGCTCTGGGCTGTCAGATCGCTACGTCCAAGAAGAGAGCGAGAGACCTGGTGGACAGTTCCTTCcacag GTTTGCCAACTCGGACGAGCAATGGGAGGTACCCGAGTGGTTCCTGGATGATGAACGCAAACACAGAAAGAGGCCTGTGCCGGTCACCAAGGAGATGGTGGAGGAGTACAAACAAAAATGGAAAGAGATCAATGCCCGTCCCATCAAACGGGTTGCTGAGGCCAAAGCCAGAAAGAAGAGGAGG ATGTTGAAGAAGATGGAGCAAGCCAAAAAGAAAGCAGAGGCTGTTGTCAACACCGTGGACATCTCAGAACGAGAGAAGACGGCTCAGCTGAAGAG TATCTACAAAAAAGCAGGCTTGGGGAAGGAGAAGAGAGAAGTAACATACGTAGTATCCAAGAAAGGCGCAGGCAAGAAGACAAGACGGCCTCCTGGTGTCAAGGGAGTCTTCAAAGTGGTGGACAGCCGCATGAAGAAAGACATGAGGGGAATGCAGAGGAAAGAACAGCGCAGCAAAGGAGGGAAGGGGGGTAAAGGAAAAGGGAGACAGTCCAAGGGTGGTAAAGGGGGAGTTAAAGGTGGTAAAGGgcgaaaaggaaaataa
- the clcc1 gene encoding chloride channel CLIC-like protein 1 isoform X2 — MLLMVLIGSLLLSAVGQQVDNDWLDPYDMLNYDASAKTMRKPTEPTSYTNVATKRREHIMDPSQAELTSCNQKAADLHRQIEEQKKTIAVISQQPTCTPVFKRFLSRLLKEIQRVGVPSDSTDVFYDAKIKLSSQAITEIKSLLEGEDRWRTGALDNAVSQILVDLKHHDYEAWKWHFEDTFGVELDTLLKIGVFFLVLSAIVCTQLWSAVSWLVQLRRLFVVCFVVSIIWNWFYLYKIAFAEHQRNIVKMDSVNEKCTGVRKIDWSDSLKEWVRSTWTLQDDPCKKYYEVLMVNPILLVPPTKAISVTITTFITEPLKHFGQGISEFLRALLKDLPVTLQIPVLLTIVLSILVVAYGSVQAAFQHGIMAPLRRPRRDPPPPELEQPQPQPRPLRIEGYDYLAGGDAPAPAPAPAPQHVPKHRAEDTRLHRNNVQRRRNKVREEPALIAVETLRTVNHQYSEDEMDAERHEESPEAMENPPADSESENQQETEEEVDGASALGATANTTQSAKRNESDSSQSKNKPSKRKEKPPQIEPSGDGAADGAAAGSQPAEGQPPQTDVPDPDASAADRTSSISLRKVETVGVPVQETSPVAGE; from the exons ATGCTCCTCATGGTCCTGATCGGCAGCCTGTTACTGTCTGCCGTGGGTCAGCAGGTGGACAACGACTGGCTTGACCCTTATGACATGCTCAACTACGATGCAAGCGCCAAAACAATGAGAAAGCCCACTGAG CCGACAAGCTACACCAATGTGGCCACCAAAAGAAGAGAGCACATTATGGACCCGAGCCAGGCGGAGCTGACGTCCTGCAACCAAAAAGCGGCGGATCTACACAGACAG ATCGAGGAGCAAAAGAAGACGATCGCGGTCATCTCGCAACAACCTACGTGCACTCCAGTGTTCAAAAGATTCCTCAGCAGACTCTTAAAGGAAATACAAAGAGTTGGAGTG CCCAGTGACTCTACAGATGTTTTCTATGATGCCAAAATCAAGCTGTCCAGTCAAGCCATTACAGAGATTAAGTCACTTCTGGAGGGCGAGGACAGATGGAGAACAGGGGCTCTGGACAATGCTGTCAGTCAGATACTGGTAGACCTTAAACATCACGACTACGAGGCCTGGAAGTGGCATTTTGAAGACACCTTTGGCGTAGAGCTTGACACACTATTAAAG ATCGGagtattttttttggttctaTCGGCCATCGTCTGCACCCAGCTGTGGTCTGCGGTCTCTTGGTTAGTGCAGCTCAGGAGGCTGTTTGTCGTCTGCTTTGTTGTCAGTATTATCTGGAACTGGTTCTATCTGTACAAG ATTGCTTTTGCTGAGCACCAACGTAATATAGTGAAGATGGACAGTGTCAATGAAAAGTGCACTGGAGTGAGGAAAATTGACTGGAGTGACAGTTTGAAAG AATGGGTTAGAAGTACCTGGACTCTTCAAGATGACCCTTGTAAAAAATACTATGAAGTCCTTATGGTCAACCCTATCCTGCTGGTCCCTCCAACGAAA GCAATCTCGGTTACCATCACGACCTTCATCACAGAGCCTTTGAAGCACTTCGGCCAGGGAATCAGTGAGTTTCTTCGAGCCCTTCTAAAGGATCTACCAGTTACTCTGCAGATTCCAGTCCTTCTCACTATCGTGTTGTCTATTTTG GTGGTCGCGTACGGGAGTGTACAGGCAGCCTTCCAGCATGGCATCATGGCACCTCTACGCCGTCCTCGAAGGGATCCACCTCCTCCAGAGCTGgagcagccacagccacagcctcgccCCTTGAGGATTGAGGGCTATGATTACTTAGCAGGAGGGGATGCTCCTGcacctgctcctgctcctgcacCACAGCATGTTCCAAAGCACCGAGCAGAAGATACCCGATTACACAGAAATAACGTTCAGAGGCGGCGCAATAAGGTCAGAGAAGAGCCAGCGCTCATTGCTGTAGAGACACTAAGAACTGTAAACCACCAGTACAGTGAGGATGAGATGGATGCTGAGCGGCATGAGGAAAGTCCCGAGGCAATGGAGAATCCACCTGCAGACTCGGAGTCTGAAAACCAGCAAGAGACTGAAGAGGAGGTGGACGGAGCGAGTGCTCTCGGTGCTACTGCTAACACAACCCAATCAGCCAAACGTAATGAATCGGATTCATCACAGTCAAAGAATAAACCATCAAAACGGAAGGAGAAACCTCCTCAAATTGAACCCAGCGGAGACGGTGCAGCAGACGGTGCAGCAGCCGGATCGCAGCCGGCAGAAGGGCAGCCTCCACAGACCGATGTTCCA GATCCAGATGCCTCAGCGGCAGACCGGACGTCCTCCATCTCATTGAGAAAAGTCGAGACTGTCGGGGTTCCCGTTCAGGAAACGAGTCCAGTGGCAGGGGAGTAG
- the clcc1 gene encoding chloride channel CLIC-like protein 1 isoform X1, which produces MLLMVLIGSLLLSAVGQQVDNDWLDPYDMLNYDASAKTMRKPTEPTSYTNVATKRREHIMDPSQAELTSCNQKAADLHRQIEEQKKTIAVISQQPTCTPVFKRFLSRLLKEIQRVGVPSDSTDVFYDAKIKLSSQAITEIKSLLEGEDRWRTGALDNAVSQILVDLKHHDYEAWKWHFEDTFGVELDTLLKIGVFFLVLSAIVCTQLWSAVSWLVQLRRLFVVCFVVSIIWNWFYLYKIAFAEHQRNIVKMDSVNEKCTGVRKIDWSDSLKEWVRSTWTLQDDPCKKYYEVLMVNPILLVPPTKAISVTITTFITEPLKHFGQGISEFLRALLKDLPVTLQIPVLLTIVLSILVVAYGSVQAAFQHGIMAPLRRPRRDPPPPELEQPQPQPRPLRIEGYDYLAGGDAPAPAPAPAPQHVPKHRAEDTRLHRNNVQRRRNKVREEPALIAVETLRTVNHQYSEDEMDAERHEESPEAMENPPADSESENQQETEEEVDGASALGATANTTQSAKRNESDSSQSKNKPSKRKEKPPQIEPSGDGAADGAAAGSQPAEGQPPQTDVPHCACTNGMVNIHLGHKLDPDASAADRTSSISLRKVETVGVPVQETSPVAGE; this is translated from the exons ATGCTCCTCATGGTCCTGATCGGCAGCCTGTTACTGTCTGCCGTGGGTCAGCAGGTGGACAACGACTGGCTTGACCCTTATGACATGCTCAACTACGATGCAAGCGCCAAAACAATGAGAAAGCCCACTGAG CCGACAAGCTACACCAATGTGGCCACCAAAAGAAGAGAGCACATTATGGACCCGAGCCAGGCGGAGCTGACGTCCTGCAACCAAAAAGCGGCGGATCTACACAGACAG ATCGAGGAGCAAAAGAAGACGATCGCGGTCATCTCGCAACAACCTACGTGCACTCCAGTGTTCAAAAGATTCCTCAGCAGACTCTTAAAGGAAATACAAAGAGTTGGAGTG CCCAGTGACTCTACAGATGTTTTCTATGATGCCAAAATCAAGCTGTCCAGTCAAGCCATTACAGAGATTAAGTCACTTCTGGAGGGCGAGGACAGATGGAGAACAGGGGCTCTGGACAATGCTGTCAGTCAGATACTGGTAGACCTTAAACATCACGACTACGAGGCCTGGAAGTGGCATTTTGAAGACACCTTTGGCGTAGAGCTTGACACACTATTAAAG ATCGGagtattttttttggttctaTCGGCCATCGTCTGCACCCAGCTGTGGTCTGCGGTCTCTTGGTTAGTGCAGCTCAGGAGGCTGTTTGTCGTCTGCTTTGTTGTCAGTATTATCTGGAACTGGTTCTATCTGTACAAG ATTGCTTTTGCTGAGCACCAACGTAATATAGTGAAGATGGACAGTGTCAATGAAAAGTGCACTGGAGTGAGGAAAATTGACTGGAGTGACAGTTTGAAAG AATGGGTTAGAAGTACCTGGACTCTTCAAGATGACCCTTGTAAAAAATACTATGAAGTCCTTATGGTCAACCCTATCCTGCTGGTCCCTCCAACGAAA GCAATCTCGGTTACCATCACGACCTTCATCACAGAGCCTTTGAAGCACTTCGGCCAGGGAATCAGTGAGTTTCTTCGAGCCCTTCTAAAGGATCTACCAGTTACTCTGCAGATTCCAGTCCTTCTCACTATCGTGTTGTCTATTTTG GTGGTCGCGTACGGGAGTGTACAGGCAGCCTTCCAGCATGGCATCATGGCACCTCTACGCCGTCCTCGAAGGGATCCACCTCCTCCAGAGCTGgagcagccacagccacagcctcgccCCTTGAGGATTGAGGGCTATGATTACTTAGCAGGAGGGGATGCTCCTGcacctgctcctgctcctgcacCACAGCATGTTCCAAAGCACCGAGCAGAAGATACCCGATTACACAGAAATAACGTTCAGAGGCGGCGCAATAAGGTCAGAGAAGAGCCAGCGCTCATTGCTGTAGAGACACTAAGAACTGTAAACCACCAGTACAGTGAGGATGAGATGGATGCTGAGCGGCATGAGGAAAGTCCCGAGGCAATGGAGAATCCACCTGCAGACTCGGAGTCTGAAAACCAGCAAGAGACTGAAGAGGAGGTGGACGGAGCGAGTGCTCTCGGTGCTACTGCTAACACAACCCAATCAGCCAAACGTAATGAATCGGATTCATCACAGTCAAAGAATAAACCATCAAAACGGAAGGAGAAACCTCCTCAAATTGAACCCAGCGGAGACGGTGCAGCAGACGGTGCAGCAGCCGGATCGCAGCCGGCAGAAGGGCAGCCTCCACAGACCGATGTTCCA CACTGTGCATGCACAAATGGGATGGTGAATATTCACCTGGGACATAAACTG GATCCAGATGCCTCAGCGGCAGACCGGACGTCCTCCATCTCATTGAGAAAAGTCGAGACTGTCGGGGTTCCCGTTCAGGAAACGAGTCCAGTGGCAGGGGAGTAG
- the mcoln2 gene encoding mucolipin-2 — MELLVRYLDRSNSISSVMTQDVIKEENLRDDLKYYFMSPCEKYRTRRHKPWKMGVQILKIIMITTQLVLFGLNNQLVVAYKEENTMALKNLFLKDYSGVDEDDYCVAVYTQQAVYDSLYYVLDQYSQLGQLSVGPISYAEDEDGKLQPLIICKEYYKRGGVKPSDEAFDIDAHLETVCISHDPKTANQWKTKNASFFELDFYRLVDIKITFQLKGINLQTVRSRELPDCYSFYVTITLDNQCHSGKVKVFLDIDSESSACRDWKISGTAEKNTHYLLVFDGFVILVCISSAVLCTRSIVLAVRLLQRFSRFLDENFNRKVCEDDQKEFLNGWYVLVIVSDILAIVGSILKMEIQAKSLTSYDVCSIFLGTSTLMVWVGVIRYLGYFQKYNVLILTMKAAFPKVLRFCCCAGMIYLGYTFCGWIVLGPYHEKFEGLSRVAECLFSLLNGDDMFTTFAQLKDKNILVWLFSRAYLYSFISLFIYMVLSLFIALITDSYETIKKYQRDGFPLTDLQKFLREQKDFPVVEENGQTAVELKHSVLCCCQRVSANDDVILIS, encoded by the exons ATGGAGTTACTGGTTCGTTATCTGGATAGAAGCAATTCAATAAG ctCAGTCATGACTCAAGATGTTATCAAAGAGGAGAACCTGAGAGATGATCTGAAGTACTACTTTATGAGCCCGTGTGAGAAGTACAGGACCCGCCGACATAAACCCTGGAAAATGGGAGTCCAGATTCTGAAGATCATCATGATCACCACACAA CTTGTCCTGTTTGGCCTCAACAATCAGCTGGTGGTTGCCTATAAGGAGGAAAACACCATGGCCCTGAAAAACCTCTTTTTGAAGGACTACAGTGGGGTTGATGAGGACGACTACTGTGTTGCTGTTTACACCCAGCAAGCTGTCTATGACAGTCTTTATTACGTCCTAGATCAG TACAGTCAGCTGGGCCAGCTCTCTGTGGGTCCTATCAGTTATGCGGAGGATGAAGATGGCAAGCTGCAGCCTCTCATTATCTGTAAAGAGTACTATAAGAGAGGCGGTGTGAAGCCCTCAGATGAGGCTTTTGACATCGACGCCCATTTGGAAACCG TCTGCATATCTCACGATCCAAAGACGGCAAACCAATGGAAAACTAAGAATGCGTCCTTTTTTGAATTGGACTTTTACAG GCTTGTTGACATCAAGATAACCTTCCAGCTGAAGGGAATCAACCTGCAGACGGTTCGTTCACGGGAGTTACCTGACTGCTACTCCTTCTATGTTACG ATCACATTGGATAACCAGTGTCACAGTGGGAAGGTGAAAGTATTCCTGGACATAGATTCCGAAAGCAGTGCATGCCGAGACTGGAAGATATCTGGAACAG CTGAGAAGAACACCCACTACCTGCTGGTGTTTGATGGCTTTGTCATTCTGGTTTGCATCTCTTCTGCAGTGCTGTGCACTCGCTCCATTGTACTGGCTGTCAGGCTACTACAG agatTCTCACGATTCCTTGATGAGAACTTCAACCGTAAAGTGTGTGAAGATGACCagaaggagtttctgaatggcTGGTATGTGCTGGTCATCGTCAGCGACATTTTGGCCATAGTTGGATCCATACTGAAGATGGAAATACAAGCAAAG AGTTTGACAAGTTACGATGTGTGCAGTATCTTCCTGGGAACTTCTACATTGATGGTGTGGGTCGGTGTGATCAGATACCTGGGATACTTTCAAAAATACAAT GTCCTGATTTTAACCATGAAAGCAGCCTTCCCCAAAGtcctgcgtttctgctgctgtgctggCATGATTTACCTTGGCTATACGTTCTGTGGATGGATCGTACTGGGGCCATACCATGAGAAG TTTGAAGGCCTGAGTCGCGTGGCAGAGTGCCTGTTTTCTCTGCTGAACGGGGACGACATGTTCACCACCTTTGCCCAGCTGAAAGACAAAAATATTTTGGTGTGGCTCTTCAGTCGGGCTTATCTCTACTCTTTCATCTCCTTGTTCATCTACATGGTGCTGTCCCTCTTCATTGCCCTCATCACTGATTCATATGAGACCATCAAG AAATACCAGAGAGATGGGTTCCCACTGACAGACCTGCAGAAGTTCCTCCGAGAGCAGAAAGATTTTCCTGTTGTAGAGGAGAATGGCCAGACAGCCGTTGAGCTCAAACactctgtcctctgctgctgccAACG AGTTTCGGCTAATGACGATGTCATACTGATCAGCTGA